In Streptomyces sp. NBC_01717, one DNA window encodes the following:
- a CDS encoding SDR family NAD(P)-dependent oxidoreductase produces MTTSIIVGGSSGLGRAVAQRFADRGDTVLITSRTTARADTVAGEIGGLTTGLAVDLSQPKTIAAALSDVRAVDNLVITAAKQGVNSLADFDIAEAIESVTTKLVGYTETVRTLHDRFTPGASVVLFGGLAKERPYPGSTMVTAFNSGITGLVKTLAVEIAPHRINAIHPGVVGDSAKWRDAPEHPHLARTPIGRLVTTAEVVDATDFVLRNTGVNALDLFVDGGLRVT; encoded by the coding sequence GTGACCACCTCGATCATCGTCGGAGGAAGCAGCGGCCTGGGTCGCGCCGTAGCCCAACGATTCGCCGACCGCGGCGACACCGTCCTCATCACCAGCCGCACCACGGCGCGCGCCGACACGGTGGCCGGCGAGATCGGCGGCCTGACCACAGGCCTGGCCGTCGACCTGTCTCAGCCGAAGACGATCGCCGCCGCGCTCAGCGATGTGCGCGCGGTCGACAACCTGGTGATCACCGCCGCCAAACAGGGCGTCAACTCCCTCGCGGACTTCGATATCGCCGAAGCCATCGAGTCAGTGACCACCAAACTGGTCGGCTACACCGAGACCGTGCGAACCCTGCATGACCGATTCACCCCCGGTGCGTCGGTCGTGCTCTTCGGTGGCCTGGCCAAGGAACGCCCCTACCCCGGCTCCACCATGGTGACCGCCTTCAACAGCGGCATCACCGGTCTGGTGAAAACCCTGGCCGTGGAAATCGCACCCCACCGCATCAATGCGATCCATCCGGGCGTGGTGGGAGACAGCGCGAAGTGGCGCGACGCGCCCGAGCACCCCCACCTGGCGCGTACGCCTATCGGACGCCTCGTGACCACGGCGGAGGTCGTCGATGCCACCGACTTCGTCCTCCGCAACACCGGCGTCAACGCCCTGGACCTGTTCGTCGACGGCGGACTGCGCGTCACCTGA
- a CDS encoding MerR family transcriptional regulator, which translates to MTAEDPLGRLDDDDYPAYTMGWAAEILGTTPAFLRAIGEARLITPLRSEGGHRRYSRYQLKIAARARELVDQGTPVEAACRIIILEDQLDEAQRINEELRRPATRSRSKSDA; encoded by the coding sequence ATGACCGCAGAAGATCCGCTCGGCCGTCTCGACGACGACGACTACCCCGCCTACACCATGGGCTGGGCCGCCGAAATACTCGGTACGACCCCCGCCTTCCTGCGGGCCATCGGCGAAGCCCGCCTCATCACTCCGCTGCGCTCCGAAGGCGGCCACCGCCGCTACTCCCGCTATCAGCTGAAAATCGCCGCCCGCGCCCGTGAACTCGTCGACCAGGGCACCCCGGTCGAGGCGGCCTGCCGCATCATCATCCTCGAGGACCAGCTCGACGAAGCCCAGCGCATCAACGAAGAACTGCGCCGCCCCGCCACCCGGTCCCGCTCCAAGTCCGACGCCTGA
- a CDS encoding geranylgeranyl reductase family protein: MRETTPDPSPPDDRSGHGSGEEADVIVVGAGPAGSSAAFHLAKAGIDVLLLEKAQFPREKVCGDGLTPRAVYQLIRMGIDIKAPGWTRSRGMRWVAGEHQVHIDWPALGRYPDFGLSRSRQDFDDILAHHAVEAGARLRSGVKVTRPVTDRTGRITGVTAAAGTKEPVAFHAPVVIAADGASARLALAMGVQRDKNKQIATAARRYYRSPERSQEEYLELWADLRFPGSDHYLPGYGWIFPMGDGRVNVGLGALPHRRHGTADLRTTLDQWLARTPDAWGLREENAEGPVRSAALPLGFNRHPLYTRGLLLVGDSGGMISPWNGEGIGQAMEAGEVAAESVALALALPPGSGRERVLHGYPVEMNRRWGRYYRLGNAAADVIFSRSGFQPILNRYVMGSPFLLNTLARMLTNLTDKPSRDVIDHVLNTVVRLVPAPNVRRR; this comes from the coding sequence ATGCGGGAAACGACGCCAGACCCGTCCCCACCGGACGATCGCTCCGGCCACGGCTCGGGCGAAGAAGCCGATGTGATCGTGGTGGGGGCGGGGCCTGCGGGCTCCTCAGCAGCCTTCCACCTCGCCAAGGCGGGCATCGATGTCCTGCTCCTGGAAAAGGCCCAATTCCCCCGGGAAAAGGTGTGCGGGGACGGCCTGACCCCGCGGGCGGTGTACCAGCTCATCCGGATGGGCATCGACATCAAGGCTCCGGGGTGGACGCGTTCACGCGGTATGCGATGGGTGGCCGGTGAGCATCAGGTGCACATCGACTGGCCGGCCCTGGGGCGCTACCCGGACTTCGGCCTCTCGCGGAGCCGGCAGGACTTCGACGACATCCTCGCCCACCACGCCGTTGAAGCCGGAGCACGGTTGCGCAGCGGCGTGAAGGTGACCCGGCCCGTGACCGACCGCACCGGCCGCATCACCGGCGTCACCGCCGCCGCAGGAACGAAGGAGCCGGTGGCCTTCCACGCACCCGTCGTCATCGCCGCCGACGGCGCCTCCGCCCGCCTCGCCCTCGCCATGGGTGTGCAGCGGGACAAGAACAAGCAGATCGCGACGGCCGCTCGGCGCTACTACCGCAGCCCGGAAAGGTCGCAGGAGGAGTACCTGGAGTTGTGGGCCGATCTCCGCTTCCCAGGGAGCGATCACTACCTGCCCGGGTACGGCTGGATCTTTCCGATGGGAGACGGTCGCGTCAACGTCGGGCTCGGTGCGCTGCCTCACCGGCGGCACGGCACCGCGGATCTGCGGACCACGTTGGACCAGTGGCTGGCCCGCACTCCTGACGCCTGGGGACTGCGTGAGGAGAACGCCGAGGGCCCTGTCCGGAGCGCGGCGCTGCCCCTGGGTTTCAACCGCCATCCCCTCTACACCCGGGGGCTTCTCCTGGTCGGCGACTCCGGAGGCATGATCAGCCCCTGGAACGGGGAGGGCATCGGCCAGGCCATGGAAGCCGGCGAGGTCGCAGCCGAGAGCGTCGCGCTCGCCCTCGCCCTTCCTCCGGGCTCCGGGCGGGAGCGAGTGCTGCATGGCTACCCTGTCGAGATGAACCGCCGCTGGGGGCGCTACTACCGTCTCGGCAACGCGGCCGCCGACGTCATCTTCAGCCGTTCGGGCTTCCAACCGATCCTCAACCGGTACGTCATGGGATCGCCGTTTCTGCTCAACACCCTGGCCCGGATGCTCACCAACCTCACGGACAAGCCCTCGCGCGACGTGATCGACCACGTACTCAACACTGTCGTCCGTCTGGTCCCGGCACCGAATGTGCGCAGACGCTGA
- a CDS encoding PP2C family protein-serine/threonine phosphatase — MGVQRASMDRLLQQPSGRGLVAIPLALIIVITVVDIHSPANIHLGPLLVIAPALTASFAGPWLTAAIGVLAVAAQVFIAVLHGGLGTSNHIAQMTALTVLSALVVFVCYVRERRGRQLSRARSVAETAQRVLLRPPPRRIGPLRVSWLYLAAEDETQIGGDLFAIARAAHPGTRVIIGDVRGKGMAAIGEASLVLGAFREGAHRCATLPELTAALEESFCRNVEDVVDTQPDPGEHFITALVLDIPDHGSQAQMINCGHCPPLLVHDHQVTVLHSRCPAPPLGMCTLPAALPASTHRTDPFTFETGDILLLYTDGVIEARSPTGAFYPLAERVASFSATSPDALLRHIHDDLLAHVGQEPTDDAALLAIECTATHHLHRPHLE; from the coding sequence ATGGGTGTCCAGCGCGCATCGATGGACCGCCTCCTGCAGCAGCCGTCGGGCCGCGGACTGGTGGCGATCCCGCTCGCGCTGATCATAGTGATCACTGTGGTGGACATCCACTCTCCGGCCAACATCCACCTGGGGCCGCTGCTGGTCATCGCGCCCGCACTCACCGCCTCCTTCGCCGGACCATGGCTGACTGCGGCAATCGGCGTTCTGGCTGTGGCCGCTCAGGTATTCATCGCTGTTCTCCATGGCGGGCTGGGCACGTCCAACCACATCGCGCAGATGACCGCCCTGACCGTGCTCTCCGCCTTGGTGGTTTTCGTCTGCTACGTACGGGAGCGGCGCGGTCGTCAGCTGAGCCGGGCACGATCGGTGGCCGAGACGGCGCAGCGAGTTCTGCTGCGGCCTCCGCCCCGCCGGATCGGGCCGTTGCGCGTGTCCTGGCTGTATCTGGCCGCCGAGGACGAGACCCAGATCGGTGGCGACCTGTTTGCGATCGCCCGCGCGGCCCATCCCGGCACGCGGGTGATCATCGGTGACGTCCGCGGCAAGGGCATGGCCGCCATCGGTGAGGCGTCGTTGGTGCTGGGCGCGTTCCGTGAGGGTGCTCACCGGTGCGCCACGCTGCCCGAGCTCACGGCGGCACTCGAGGAGAGCTTCTGCCGCAACGTGGAGGACGTGGTCGATACCCAGCCCGACCCCGGCGAGCACTTCATCACCGCCCTCGTACTCGACATTCCCGACCACGGTTCACAGGCCCAGATGATCAACTGCGGTCATTGCCCGCCCCTGTTGGTGCACGATCACCAGGTGACGGTCCTGCACTCGCGCTGCCCCGCACCGCCGCTGGGCATGTGCACATTGCCCGCCGCATTGCCCGCCTCAACCCACCGCACCGACCCGTTCACCTTCGAAACCGGCGACATCCTCCTGCTCTACACCGACGGCGTCATCGAAGCCCGCTCACCGACCGGAGCCTTCTACCCGCTCGCCGAACGCGTCGCCTCCTTCTCCGCCACCAGCCCCGATGCCCTGCTGCGTCACATCCACGATGACCTGCTCGCCCACGTCGGCCAGGAACCCACCGACGACGCCGCCCTCCTGGCCATCGAATGCACCGCCACCCACCACCTCCACCGGCCGCACCTGGAGTGA
- a CDS encoding alpha-L-fucosidase, whose product MPMQPWFSDAKLGIFIHYGIYAVDGVPESWSFYTGKVPHEQYMKQLDRFTASKYDPKAWAELFARVGAKYAVLTARHHDGVALWDTEQGDLNVVRHTPAGRDLLAGYADALREQGLKVGLYYSHSDWNHPDYASTVHTEPPNEEVAGNRYASAAPGAEDPEAWARFLAYRNAQVAELVEHFRPDLLWFDGEWERSEEQWKMRELSEEILAGNPDTVLNARMLSYGDYATPEQGVPLQAPDGPWELCLTVNDSWGYQHDDHNHKSVRQLVRYFAETIGMGGNLLLDVGPKEDGTIPAEQVERLEGLGGWIAKHCGAVYGTVAGLPAGHHYGPSTLSADRRTLYLICFDAPRETIGLRGLRTPVKRVSVVGSGTELGHRVIGGLGEVPGVQWIDAPTGADVDEAAADVSRRRGSCAATRPVRAGTPC is encoded by the coding sequence ATGCCAATGCAGCCCTGGTTCTCCGATGCCAAGTTGGGCATCTTCATCCACTACGGGATCTACGCCGTCGACGGCGTCCCCGAGTCCTGGTCGTTCTACACCGGCAAGGTCCCGCACGAGCAGTACATGAAACAGCTCGACCGCTTCACCGCCTCGAAGTACGACCCGAAGGCCTGGGCGGAGCTGTTCGCGCGCGTGGGGGCCAAGTACGCGGTGCTGACAGCACGCCACCACGACGGCGTCGCCCTCTGGGACACCGAGCAGGGCGACCTGAATGTCGTGCGGCACACGCCCGCAGGCCGCGACCTCCTTGCCGGGTACGCCGACGCGCTGCGCGAGCAGGGCCTCAAGGTCGGCCTCTACTACTCGCACTCGGACTGGAACCACCCCGACTACGCGAGCACGGTGCACACCGAACCGCCGAACGAGGAGGTGGCCGGCAACCGTTACGCCTCGGCCGCGCCCGGCGCGGAGGACCCGGAGGCCTGGGCACGCTTCCTGGCGTACCGCAATGCCCAGGTCGCCGAGCTCGTCGAGCACTTCCGTCCCGACCTGCTGTGGTTCGACGGCGAGTGGGAGCGCAGCGAGGAACAGTGGAAGATGCGGGAGCTCTCCGAGGAGATCCTCGCGGGCAACCCGGACACCGTTCTCAATGCGCGGATGCTCAGTTACGGGGACTACGCCACGCCCGAGCAGGGCGTGCCGCTGCAGGCCCCGGACGGGCCGTGGGAGCTGTGCCTGACCGTCAACGACTCCTGGGGTTACCAGCACGACGACCACAACCACAAGTCCGTACGCCAGCTGGTGCGCTATTTCGCCGAGACCATCGGAATGGGCGGCAATCTGCTCCTCGACGTCGGCCCGAAGGAGGACGGCACGATCCCGGCCGAGCAGGTCGAGCGTCTCGAAGGACTCGGAGGCTGGATCGCCAAGCACTGCGGCGCCGTGTACGGCACGGTGGCCGGGCTCCCAGCAGGGCACCACTACGGTCCGAGCACTCTGTCCGCGGATCGTCGCACCCTCTATCTGATCTGCTTCGACGCACCGCGCGAGACCATCGGCCTGCGTGGTCTGCGAACCCCGGTCAAGCGTGTGAGCGTGGTCGGTTCGGGCACCGAGCTCGGCCACCGGGTCATCGGCGGCCTCGGCGAAGTGCCCGGAGTTCAGTGGATCGACGCCCCCACGGGCGCAGATGTGGACGAGGCCGCGGCTGATGTCAGCCGCCGGCGCGGATCGTGCGCGGCGACGCGCCCAGTTCGCGCCGGCACGCCTTGTTGA
- a CDS encoding NAD(P)-dependent oxidoreductase has translation MGESRQEVSFMSHASTVAVLGAGALGAAMATRLGETGHEVRLWNRTEDRARAAADHAAGVTAVRAVGDAVSGASVVVTVLRDGDAVTQVMSDAIGRLDNDAVWVQASTVGPRYAGALAALARDHGVAYLDAPVSGSTVPARQGKLVWLVAGASDVLSRARPLLDDLGSSVLHVGTEVEGSAVKLVVNAWMAASTVAMSDVLALCDALGVDHATFVRVLEAGPLAMPYELQKVGVMDDASYAPGFAVQLALKDIELAAAAATPSPLLQAVRDRLQATVAAGHDNDDLAAVDYLRRPPS, from the coding sequence ATGGGGGAAAGCAGACAAGAGGTGTCTTTCATGTCTCACGCTTCCACCGTCGCTGTTCTCGGAGCAGGCGCACTCGGCGCCGCGATGGCGACGCGGCTCGGAGAAACCGGCCACGAGGTACGGCTGTGGAACCGAACGGAGGACAGGGCCCGTGCGGCGGCGGACCACGCTGCCGGGGTCACGGCGGTGAGGGCGGTGGGAGACGCGGTCTCCGGCGCGTCCGTCGTCGTCACTGTGCTCCGTGACGGCGATGCGGTCACCCAGGTCATGTCAGACGCCATCGGTCGGCTCGACAACGATGCCGTCTGGGTACAGGCGAGCACGGTAGGGCCACGGTACGCCGGCGCGCTGGCCGCACTGGCCCGTGATCACGGTGTTGCGTACCTCGACGCCCCGGTCTCGGGAAGCACCGTTCCCGCTCGGCAGGGCAAGCTTGTGTGGCTGGTCGCCGGCGCCTCGGACGTCCTTTCGCGGGCGCGTCCCCTGCTCGACGATCTCGGCTCGTCCGTGCTCCACGTCGGGACGGAGGTCGAGGGCAGCGCCGTCAAGCTCGTGGTCAACGCCTGGATGGCCGCCTCGACGGTCGCCATGAGCGACGTCCTTGCGCTGTGCGACGCTCTCGGCGTCGACCACGCGACGTTTGTCCGGGTGCTCGAAGCGGGCCCGCTCGCCATGCCGTACGAGTTGCAGAAAGTAGGCGTCATGGACGACGCCTCGTACGCGCCGGGATTTGCCGTGCAACTCGCCCTGAAGGACATCGAACTGGCGGCGGCAGCCGCCACCCCCAGCCCTCTGCTCCAGGCCGTCCGGGACCGCCTGCAAGCGACCGTCGCGGCCGGCCATGACAACGACGACCTCGCCGCCGTCGACTATCTGAGGAGGCCGCCGTCGTAG
- a CDS encoding helix-turn-helix transcriptional regulator: protein MTGSLVQVCLDEPPRVASVGVGVHGTGSLRDVFRLPDLWQLHLYRYAGELTVDGVVHAIRPGHVSLAPPGSLVQYRYRGRSEHLYAHLELPQSGEQLTVPLMQNAGAEAPMLSGLLQQAVAVAPRSRARASAEVWAALWRVAELAAPRGGGAERAHSPVAAAVAHVEAHLAGPLSVPEVAEAAGVSHNHLIRLFRAETGGTVVAYIRRRRMEQARHLLRESTLSIPAVAASVGIGDLQAFNKACRRELGASPRTIRAGG, encoded by the coding sequence ATGACCGGCTCCCTCGTCCAGGTGTGCCTGGACGAGCCACCTCGTGTGGCGAGCGTGGGCGTCGGCGTGCACGGAACCGGAAGCCTTCGCGACGTATTCCGGCTGCCGGATCTGTGGCAACTGCATCTGTACCGGTACGCGGGCGAACTCACCGTCGACGGTGTCGTGCACGCGATCCGCCCGGGGCACGTGAGCCTGGCGCCGCCCGGTTCGTTGGTGCAGTACCGCTACCGCGGGCGGTCCGAGCACCTCTACGCCCACCTGGAACTTCCGCAGTCCGGCGAGCAGTTGACCGTCCCCCTCATGCAGAACGCCGGTGCGGAGGCGCCGATGCTGTCCGGTCTGCTGCAGCAGGCCGTCGCGGTGGCTCCGCGCAGCCGGGCCCGGGCCTCCGCCGAGGTGTGGGCCGCCCTGTGGCGCGTTGCCGAGCTCGCGGCGCCCCGCGGCGGGGGCGCCGAGCGGGCGCACAGCCCGGTCGCCGCGGCCGTCGCCCATGTCGAGGCCCACCTGGCAGGGCCGCTGTCCGTGCCCGAAGTGGCGGAGGCCGCCGGGGTTTCGCACAACCACCTCATCCGGTTGTTCCGGGCGGAGACCGGCGGCACCGTCGTCGCCTACATCCGACGGCGCAGGATGGAGCAGGCCCGGCACCTGCTCCGCGAGTCGACGCTGTCGATCCCCGCCGTGGCGGCCTCGGTGGGCATCGGCGATCTGCAGGCCTTCAACAAGGCGTGCCGGCGCGAACTGGGCGCGTCGCCGCGCACGATCCGCGCCGGCGGCTGA
- a CDS encoding ATP-dependent Clp protease ATP-binding subunit has translation MTDGQKGPEDHGPDPLGDFLSHFLGSGQGGEPPDPRRIDFSKLLSGPARQLVTVAASYAAQHGSTDLDTEHLLRAALSTEPTRRMVSRAGADPDAIAAEIDRQAGDGPPRSFIAVTPAVKRALLDAHEIARSTGASYIGPEHVLVALAANRDSAAGQMLNAAHFSPPAGARDGLAPLPGSTGQRHGPAERNTPNLDKFGRDLTDLAREGRIDPVIGRDEEIEQTIEVLARRSKNNPVMIGEAGVGKTAIVEGLAQRIADGDVPDILLGRRVVQLDLSGVVAGTRFRGDFEERLTGLIEEIRAHSGELIIFIDELHTVVGAGGGSEGGPMDASNMLKPALARGELHVVGASTLEEYRRYIEKDAALARRFQPVLIPEPSPADAVEILRGLQDRYEAHHQVRYTDEALLAAVELSDRYLTDRYLPDKAIDLMDQAGARVRLRSSTRGTNIRALESEVEQLTRDKDQAVAAEQYERASELRDRLSDLEQRIAEGNHEQQPRSHVAEVTVEDIADIVSRQTGIPVSSLTQEERERLLGLEEHLHKRVIGQDEAVTAVSDAVLRSRAGLADPSRPIGSFLFLGPTGVGKTELARALAEALFGSEDRMIRLDMSEYQERHTVSRLVGAPPGYVGFEEAGQFTEAVRRNPYSLLLLDEIEKAHPDVFNILLQVLDDGRLTDSQGRTIDFKNTVIVMTSNLGSQAITGRGGAMGFGAGDTDADEQARRERVLRPLREHFRPEFLNRIDEIVIFRQLADQQLRQITNMLLDDSRRRLRAQDVTVDVTLAAVEWLAQRGYQPEYGARPLRRTIQREVDNRLSRMLLDGSLQPHSRLRIDVADGELTVHREGESEHPASWPPSSGPDS, from the coding sequence ATGACCGACGGACAGAAGGGCCCCGAGGACCACGGTCCGGACCCCCTCGGAGACTTCCTCTCGCACTTTCTCGGCAGCGGACAGGGTGGCGAGCCGCCCGACCCGCGGCGCATCGACTTCAGCAAGTTGTTGAGCGGCCCCGCACGGCAGCTCGTCACCGTCGCCGCGTCCTATGCCGCCCAGCACGGAAGCACCGACCTCGACACGGAGCACCTCTTGCGGGCCGCGCTTTCCACCGAGCCGACACGGCGCATGGTCTCGCGGGCGGGCGCCGATCCCGACGCAATCGCCGCCGAGATCGACCGGCAGGCCGGGGACGGACCGCCACGCAGCTTCATCGCCGTCACGCCGGCGGTCAAGCGCGCTCTCCTCGACGCCCATGAGATCGCGCGCTCCACCGGCGCCTCCTATATCGGCCCGGAACACGTACTGGTGGCACTCGCCGCCAACCGCGACTCCGCAGCGGGCCAGATGCTCAACGCCGCGCACTTCTCGCCACCCGCCGGCGCCCGGGACGGCCTCGCACCCCTACCCGGTAGCACCGGCCAACGTCACGGCCCGGCCGAGCGGAACACCCCCAACCTGGACAAGTTCGGCCGCGACCTCACCGACCTGGCCCGGGAGGGCCGCATAGACCCGGTCATCGGCCGTGACGAGGAGATCGAGCAGACCATCGAGGTCCTCGCCCGCCGGAGCAAGAACAATCCCGTCATGATCGGCGAGGCCGGAGTGGGCAAGACCGCCATCGTCGAGGGACTGGCCCAGCGCATCGCGGACGGCGACGTGCCGGACATCCTGCTGGGTCGGCGTGTCGTCCAGCTCGACCTCTCAGGAGTCGTCGCCGGTACCCGTTTCCGTGGGGACTTCGAGGAACGGCTCACCGGTCTCATCGAAGAAATCCGCGCCCACTCGGGCGAGCTGATCATCTTCATCGACGAACTGCATACCGTCGTCGGGGCGGGCGGCGGCTCCGAGGGCGGCCCGATGGACGCGAGCAATATGCTCAAGCCCGCTCTGGCCCGCGGCGAACTCCATGTCGTGGGAGCCAGCACGCTGGAGGAGTACCGCCGCTACATCGAGAAGGACGCCGCGCTCGCCCGCCGGTTCCAGCCGGTTCTGATCCCCGAGCCCAGCCCGGCGGACGCCGTCGAGATCCTGCGGGGTCTCCAGGACCGCTACGAAGCCCATCACCAGGTCCGGTACACCGACGAGGCTCTGCTCGCCGCCGTCGAGCTGTCCGACCGCTACCTCACCGACCGCTACCTGCCCGACAAGGCGATCGACCTCATGGACCAGGCCGGCGCACGGGTCCGGCTGCGCTCCTCCACCCGCGGCACCAACATCCGCGCCCTGGAAAGCGAAGTGGAGCAACTCACACGGGACAAGGACCAGGCCGTCGCAGCCGAGCAGTACGAGCGCGCGTCCGAGCTGCGCGACCGACTCTCCGACCTCGAGCAGCGGATCGCCGAGGGAAACCACGAACAGCAACCCCGCAGTCACGTCGCCGAGGTCACCGTCGAAGACATCGCCGACATCGTGTCCCGCCAGACCGGAATTCCCGTCAGCAGCCTTACCCAGGAGGAGCGGGAACGACTGCTGGGACTGGAAGAGCATCTGCACAAGCGCGTCATCGGCCAGGACGAAGCGGTGACCGCCGTCTCCGACGCCGTCCTGCGCTCGCGGGCCGGTCTGGCCGACCCCAGCCGCCCGATCGGGAGCTTCCTCTTCCTCGGCCCCACCGGCGTCGGCAAGACCGAACTCGCCCGCGCGCTTGCGGAGGCGCTCTTCGGGAGCGAGGACCGGATGATCCGTCTCGACATGAGCGAGTACCAGGAACGGCACACCGTCAGCCGCCTGGTCGGCGCTCCCCCCGGCTACGTCGGCTTCGAGGAGGCCGGACAGTTCACCGAAGCGGTGCGAAGGAACCCCTACTCGCTGCTGCTCCTGGACGAGATCGAGAAGGCGCACCCCGACGTCTTCAACATCCTGCTGCAGGTACTCGACGACGGGCGGCTCACCGACTCCCAGGGCCGCACGATCGATTTCAAGAACACCGTCATCGTCATGACCAGCAACCTCGGTTCGCAGGCCATCACCGGTCGCGGCGGCGCGATGGGCTTCGGCGCCGGCGACACGGACGCCGACGAGCAGGCCCGCCGCGAGCGGGTGCTGCGCCCTCTGCGCGAACACTTCCGGCCGGAGTTCCTCAACCGCATCGACGAGATCGTGATCTTCCGTCAACTCGCCGACCAGCAGCTACGTCAGATCACCAACATGCTGCTGGACGACTCCAGGCGCCGGCTCCGCGCCCAGGATGTCACCGTCGATGTCACCCTGGCTGCTGTCGAATGGCTCGCCCAACGCGGATACCAACCCGAATACGGCGCCCGCCCGTTGCGCCGTACGATCCAGCGCGAGGTCGACAACCGGCTCTCCCGCATGCTGCTCGACGGCAGCCTGCAGCCCCACAGCCGCCTCCGGATCGACGTCGCCGACGGCGAGTTGACCGTCCACAGAGAGGGAGAGTCGGAGCACCCGGCAAGCTGGCCCCCGAGCAGCGGACCGGACAGCTGA
- a CDS encoding YVTN family beta-propeller repeat protein, translating to MFSALRTRVGSVRRRPGKTLRPVLAAAVGVLLLLSCTPTAPVHKNSPRLAAPTHGGASGHVYVTNQQDNTLSVIDAGTYKVVATVPAGTAPEGLAVTEDGRHVYIANSGSARVSVLDTRNNKIVKTVTVGKSPTGVGLSPDGKSLYVTNGSSNTVSVIDTRTNRVTATIPVGKSPVNVAFSPDGGTAYVANSGSGNLSVINTGTRRVTRKLSAGHSPVGVAITPDGKSAYVADEVAARVLVVGTSSGKSTAVPVGEGPFDTAIGPDGRFAYSAVLGPGNVSVIDIGNHRVAATIALGPPGTDPFNLEVTDEAIYVTNQGAGTLTVIDPHSHKVVATVTLGDSPYGVAVS from the coding sequence ATGTTCTCTGCCCTGCGGACCCGAGTCGGCAGCGTCCGTCGGCGACCCGGAAAGACGCTCCGACCGGTGCTCGCGGCGGCCGTCGGGGTCCTCTTGTTGCTCTCCTGTACGCCCACCGCCCCGGTACACAAGAACTCCCCTCGGCTGGCAGCGCCCACTCACGGCGGTGCCAGTGGCCACGTGTATGTCACGAACCAGCAGGACAACACGCTGTCGGTGATCGACGCCGGTACCTACAAGGTCGTCGCCACCGTGCCGGCCGGCACGGCGCCCGAAGGCCTCGCCGTCACCGAGGACGGCAGACACGTGTACATCGCCAACAGCGGCTCGGCCCGGGTCTCGGTCCTCGACACCAGGAACAACAAGATCGTCAAAACCGTGACGGTCGGGAAGAGCCCCACCGGTGTCGGGCTCAGCCCCGATGGCAAGTCCCTCTATGTCACCAACGGCAGTTCGAACACCGTCTCGGTCATCGATACGCGAACCAACCGGGTGACCGCGACCATCCCGGTCGGCAAGTCTCCGGTGAACGTGGCGTTCAGTCCTGATGGCGGTACGGCCTACGTGGCGAATTCCGGGTCCGGCAACCTGTCGGTCATCAACACCGGCACGCGCCGCGTCACCCGGAAGCTTTCCGCAGGGCACTCCCCGGTGGGCGTCGCCATCACTCCGGACGGCAAGTCGGCGTACGTCGCCGACGAGGTGGCAGCGCGCGTCCTCGTCGTCGGAACCAGTTCCGGCAAGTCGACCGCCGTGCCCGTCGGTGAGGGCCCCTTCGACACGGCCATCGGGCCCGACGGCCGCTTCGCCTACTCCGCCGTTCTCGGCCCGGGCAACGTATCCGTCATCGACATCGGCAACCACCGCGTCGCGGCAACCATCGCCCTCGGCCCTCCCGGCACCGACCCGTTCAACCTGGAGGTCACCGACGAGGCGATCTACGTCACGAACCAGGGAGCGGGCACCCTCACGGTCATCGACCCGCATTCCCACAAGGTCGTCGCGACTGTCACCCTCGGCGACAGCCCTTACGGCGTGGCGGTGAGCTGA
- a CDS encoding alpha-ketoglutarate-dependent dioxygenase AlkB: MASHQLQGSLFDQSDDVRLRPLDGLRRTELGDGAWIDLHAGWLSGADALFEQLATDVPWKAERRQMYERVVDVPRLLAFYRAGEPLPHPVLDEARQALSTHYAAELGEPFTTAGLCHYRDGRDSVAWHGDRIGRGAREDTMVAILSVGAPRDLLLRPCRGGDVVRRSLGHGDLIVMGGSCQRTWEHAIPKTARAAGGRISVQFRPHGVQ, translated from the coding sequence ATGGCATCGCACCAGCTCCAGGGATCCCTGTTCGATCAGAGCGACGACGTGCGCCTACGTCCACTGGACGGGCTCCGCAGGACCGAGCTCGGTGACGGAGCCTGGATCGACCTCCACGCGGGTTGGCTGAGTGGCGCCGACGCCCTGTTCGAGCAGTTGGCCACGGATGTTCCCTGGAAGGCCGAGCGACGGCAGATGTACGAGCGGGTCGTGGACGTCCCGCGTCTGCTCGCCTTCTACCGCGCCGGCGAACCCCTGCCGCACCCCGTCCTCGACGAGGCGCGACAGGCGCTCTCCACGCACTACGCCGCCGAGCTCGGCGAACCCTTCACGACAGCCGGCCTGTGCCACTACCGCGACGGACGCGACAGCGTGGCCTGGCACGGTGACCGCATCGGCAGGGGGGCCCGCGAGGACACGATGGTCGCCATCCTCTCCGTAGGAGCGCCCCGCGACCTGCTGCTGCGCCCGTGCCGCGGCGGTGATGTCGTCCGGCGGTCGCTCGGGCACGGCGACCTGATCGTGATGGGCGGCTCCTGCCAGCGGACCTGGGAGCATGCCATCCCCAAGACCGCGCGGGCCGCGGGAGGGCGCATCAGCGTCCAGTTCCGGCCGCACGGGGTGCAGTGA